In Streptomyces sp. NBC_01717, one DNA window encodes the following:
- a CDS encoding M48 metallopeptidase family protein, giving the protein MPADPSPGFAGETSARSAGHHQRSAASHPPRVSATSAVEVRRSSRRSRTVSAYREGDRTIVLIPARMSEAEEQRWVSVMLDKLAAQESKRILGDSELAARAERLSDLYFDGRARPASVRWVTNQNTRWGSCTPAEGSIRLSHRLQGMPEYVVDYVLVHELAHLLVPGHGPRFWRLLEAYPRTERARGYLEGVVAADRLPHLPAARSE; this is encoded by the coding sequence GTGCCCGCCGACCCGTCACCCGGCTTCGCCGGCGAGACCTCCGCGCGCAGCGCCGGACATCATCAGCGCAGCGCGGCCAGCCATCCGCCCCGCGTCTCGGCGACGAGCGCGGTGGAGGTCCGCAGGAGCAGCCGCCGCAGCAGAACGGTCTCCGCGTACCGGGAGGGCGACCGCACCATCGTGCTGATCCCCGCCCGGATGTCGGAGGCGGAGGAGCAGCGCTGGGTGAGCGTGATGCTCGACAAACTCGCCGCCCAGGAGAGCAAGCGCATCCTCGGTGACAGCGAACTCGCCGCGCGGGCCGAGCGGTTGTCAGACCTGTATTTCGACGGCCGGGCCAGACCCGCGTCGGTGCGGTGGGTGACCAATCAGAACACCCGATGGGGGTCCTGCACGCCGGCGGAGGGCAGCATCCGTCTGTCGCACCGGTTGCAGGGCATGCCGGAGTACGTCGTCGACTACGTGCTCGTCCACGAGCTCGCCCATCTCCTGGTCCCCGGTCATGGGCCGCGGTTCTGGCGGCTGCTGGAGGCGTATCCGCGAACCGAGCGGGCCCGTGGCTACCTCGAAGGAGTGGTGGCGGCCGACCGGTTGCCGCATCTGCCGGCCGCCCGAAGCGAGTGA